CGGCGAAGGGCGCCAACATCATGCAGCCGGCCGCGCCCAACGATCCCGAATGGAAGCGCAAGCGCAAATTCCCGCCGACGGTCATCGTCGATGCGACGCCCGAGATGGCCGTGATGCAGGAGGAAATCTTCGGACCGCTGCTGCCCGTGATGGGGTATCGCGACGCCGCTGAACCTATCGCCTACATTAACAAGCACGACCGCCCACTCGCGCTGTACTGGTTCGGCACCGACAATGCCGCCCGCGACGAGGTGCTGGCGCGCACGGTGTCGGGCGGGGTGACCATCAACGACTGCCTGTTCCACTTCGCGCAGGCCTATCAGCCGATGGGCGGCGTCGGCGCATCCGGCAGCGGCGCCTATCACGGCGAATGGGGATTCGAGACGCTGACCAAGCTGAAGCCGGTATTCTACCGCTCGCGGCTGAACCGGCTGGCGGACCTCTATCCGCCCTATGGGGCCAAGATCGCGCGGCTGGAGAAATTGATGCGGCTGTTGTCGTAGTGCTGTCGCTCCGGGGCGATGCGTTAGCGCCTGGAGGGCTTGCGCGTGGTCGACGCGTCGATCATGCCACCCCTGATCGGCGGCAACACCAACGCACCGACCATCATGATCGGCGAGAAGGCCGCCGACATGATCAGAGTTGAGATGCGGGCGGGGTAGCGATCGCAAGCGGCACGAAGAAATCGTAGCCCGGATGGAGCGAAGCGTAATCCGGGACCTTCGCGCCTACACTCCCCGGATTTCGCTTCGCTCCATCCGGGCTACGAACTGATGCGAAGCATGAGGATTGCAATGACGCGCGGGTCAATTCAGCAGGAACCCGCCATCGACCGTCACCACGGTGCCGGTCATGTAGCGCGAGGCATTCGATGCGAGCAGCATGATCGCGCCGTCGAGATCGGATTCGGCGCCGACCCGGCGCTGCGGGATCCGCTTGGTCAGTCGCTCGCCCGATGGCGTCGACCAGAAATCGTGGTTCATCTCGGTGTCGATATAGCCCGGCGCCAGCGCGTTGACGCGGATGTTGTTGCCGGCGAGCTCCAGCGCCATCGCCTTGGTGCCCTGGATCATGCCGGCCTTGGAGATCGCATAGGGCGAAACGGCCTTCAACACGCCCTGGCCGAGCACTGAAGCGATGTTGACGATGTTGCCCGGCTGCTTGCGTGCCATCATGCGGCGCGCCAATTCGGTGGCGAGGAAGAAGGCGCCCTTCAGATTGGAATTGATCACCGCGTCCCAGTCCGCCTCGGTCTGCTCGGTCGACAGCTTCTCGATCGCGATGCCGGCATTGTTGATCAGGACCGTGATCGGACCGAGCGCCGCTTCCGCGGCATCGAGCGCTTTCGCGATGCCGGAAATGGCCGTGACGTCCATCTGCACGGCGGCCGCACGACCGCCCTTTGCCTTGATCTCGTCCTCGAGGCTTTTCAGCTTCGCGGTCTGGCGCGCCGCGAGCACGACCGCGGCACCATGCGCCGCCAGCACGCGGGCGAACTGCCGCCCCAGCCCCTGCGAGGCGCCGGTGATGAGGATGATTTCTTTACTGACATCGAATAGGTCGGACATCGACTGGTTCCTGGATCAAAGCGGCCGATTGATAGCTACAATTGTGCCGATTGTAATCCTGATTCATTGACCAAGGGACCGCGGTACAAATGGGGTGGGGGAAATCCCGTCCATGAACAGTTTCGATGCTGTCGTCACCCTCGGGTTGCTGTTCGCGATCGTGACCGGCTTCAGCACCGGCCTGTTGCGCAGTGCGATCACGATCCTCGCCTATCTGGTCGCAATGCCGATCGCGGTGGCCATGCTGTCGATCGTCGGACCTGGCATCGCGAACCTGCCGGCGTCGCCCTTTCCTCCCAACGGGGTGTTGTTGTTCGCGCTCTTTCTCGTGACCGGCATCGTGCTCGGAAAGCTGGCGCGAACCATGCTCGACGACGCGGTCGGATCGGAGATCGGGATCGCTGATCGCCTCGGCGGCGCGCTGCTTGGCGCGGTCAGGGCCGGGCTCGTCGTGACCACCCTCGTCCTGGTCCTCGATCAACTGGTGCCTTTAGCCAAGCAGCCGCAATTCCTCAACGGATCGCGATTGCGGCCGCTGTTTTCGGCTGCCGGGCAAACCGGCTTCCGCTCGTTGCCACCGGAGGTCACCATCACCATCGAGCGGTTGCGGCGCGAGCGGCGCATCTAGCCTGTTCCTGTCCGGCATGCACTTATGCATTGCGCATACCTTATCGGCGGCGCCGAGCTTGGCTAGAATGCTGCCATCGAACCTTTTACAAACCGACCCGACATCACAGGGAGCGAAACCGTGGATCTTGGAATCAAAGGCCGCCGCGCCATCGTCTGCGCATCGAGCAAGGGACTGGGCCGCGCCTGCGCGATCGCGCTCGCCAATGAGGGCGTCCATGTCACCCTGACGGCACGCGGCGCCGAGGCGCTGAAGCAGACCGCCGACGAGATCCGCAAGGCGCACCCCGACGTCACCGTCACCGAGATCGTCGGCGACATCA
The DNA window shown above is from Bradyrhizobium sp. ISRA464 and carries:
- a CDS encoding SDR family NAD(P)-dependent oxidoreductase, whose amino-acid sequence is MSDLFDVSKEIILITGASQGLGRQFARVLAAHGAAVVLAARQTAKLKSLEDEIKAKGGRAAAVQMDVTAISGIAKALDAAEAALGPITVLINNAGIAIEKLSTEQTEADWDAVINSNLKGAFFLATELARRMMARKQPGNIVNIASVLGQGVLKAVSPYAISKAGMIQGTKAMALELAGNNIRVNALAPGYIDTEMNHDFWSTPSGERLTKRIPQRRVGAESDLDGAIMLLASNASRYMTGTVVTVDGGFLLN
- a CDS encoding CvpA family protein; this encodes MNSFDAVVTLGLLFAIVTGFSTGLLRSAITILAYLVAMPIAVAMLSIVGPGIANLPASPFPPNGVLLFALFLVTGIVLGKLARTMLDDAVGSEIGIADRLGGALLGAVRAGLVVTTLVLVLDQLVPLAKQPQFLNGSRLRPLFSAAGQTGFRSLPPEVTITIERLRRERRI